The following are encoded together in the Nitrospirota bacterium genome:
- a CDS encoding isoprenyl transferase — protein MSEKQKDSGFENPSEKEMLSLIDRNALPKHVAIIMDGNGRWAEHRRLPRIAGHRKGMESVRKTVTLCRELGIKVLTLYAFSKENWGRPKNEVNALMRLLEVYLQKEIATMMKNNIRFTIIGDTELLPHRIQQRLQSVIKKTANNTGLILNIALSYGGRAEILNAVKKLFQDISAGRFSIEGIDEVTFERYLNTAGIPEPDLIIRTSGEMRISNFLLWQSAYSELYFTETLWPDFKRKAMLAALIEYQKRERRFGLIKNKDRSDYGL, from the coding sequence ATGAGTGAAAAACAAAAAGACAGTGGGTTTGAGAATCCCTCAGAAAAAGAGATGCTCTCTTTAATAGACAGGAATGCTCTACCAAAACATGTTGCTATAATAATGGATGGGAATGGACGATGGGCAGAGCACAGGAGATTGCCAAGAATAGCAGGACACAGGAAGGGCATGGAATCGGTCAGAAAGACAGTCACGCTATGTAGAGAGTTGGGTATAAAGGTACTCACATTATATGCATTCTCAAAAGAAAACTGGGGAAGACCAAAAAATGAAGTAAATGCACTCATGAGGCTTTTAGAGGTATATCTACAGAAAGAAATAGCTACAATGATGAAGAATAATATACGATTTACGATAATTGGTGATACAGAGTTGCTGCCTCACAGGATACAACAGAGGCTTCAGTCTGTCATTAAAAAAACTGCTAATAATACAGGTCTGATATTAAATATTGCGCTTAGTTATGGGGGGCGTGCAGAGATACTGAATGCAGTAAAAAAACTATTTCAGGATATATCTGCAGGAAGATTCTCCATAGAAGGAATCGATGAGGTTACCTTCGAAAGATATCTTAACACTGCTGGAATACCAGAACCAGATCTGATAATCAGAACAAGCGGTGAAATGAGAATAAGCAATTTTCTACTATGGCAGTCTGCATACTCTGAACTTTATTTTACTGAAACCCTCTGGCCTGATTTTAAACGGAAAGCGATGCTCGCTGCACTTATAGAATATCAAAAAAGAGAACGGAGATTTGGATTGATAAAAAATAAAGATAGGAGCGACTATGGGTTATAA
- a CDS encoding DUF4390 domain-containing protein — protein sequence MKKAVVLFIFLAIFTGYNTWANASSISNVTVTTNTNNMIVSASLSGFSKEFIDAIHNGIEKEITFHIDVFRVWRYWPDEFIASKTIQRTIKYDMIKKDYRITSYDGLYLSERMFSSFDDMKKWVTVVDRIKVLDTSVLQPDSLYFVRVMAESKFRKLHPLLEYVLFFVPTSDFKTEWKKSQFFTIKRSK from the coding sequence ATGAAGAAAGCTGTGGTGCTTTTTATATTCCTCGCCATCTTTACAGGTTACAACACATGGGCTAATGCCAGCAGCATCTCTAATGTCACTGTTACAACAAATACCAATAATATGATTGTCTCTGCTTCCCTCAGCGGTTTTAGTAAAGAATTCATTGATGCTATCCATAATGGCATTGAAAAAGAGATCACATTCCATATAGATGTGTTCAGGGTTTGGAGATACTGGCCGGATGAATTCATAGCATCTAAAACCATACAGAGAACTATAAAATACGATATGATTAAAAAGGATTATCGTATCACATCCTATGATGGTCTCTATCTTAGTGAGAGGATGTTTTCCAGCTTTGATGATATGAAGAAATGGGTTACAGTTGTAGACCGTATTAAAGTGCTCGATACTTCAGTGCTACAACCTGATAGTTTATATTTTGTTCGTGTTATGGCAGAGTCGAAATTCAGAAAACTCCACCCACTTCTTGAATATGTGCTTTTCTTTGTTCCAACTTCTGACTTTAAGACTGAATGGAAGAAATCGCAATTCTTTACCATTAAGAGGAGTAAGTAA
- the rseP gene encoding RIP metalloprotease RseP — translation MLTIISAIVLLGILIFVHELGHFLAAKRLGVSVLKFSLGFGPKVVGKKIGETEYLISAFPLGGYVKMLGEDPAELVNPSDANSSFMAQRVWKRTLIVFTGPLSNLLFAVIIFTGIFILGIPVLTSKVGNVLEDSPAMSAGIQEDDRITAINGIKVNKWTEMVKIVQRSEGKALRLTIQRDNRTFDIELTPKKKITKNIFGEDKEVWMMGISASKESITERSDPLTAVVNGVSKTIEITTLTVIGIIKIFQRIVPTETIGGPILIAQMAGEQAAHGFMSFMIFMAIISINLGVLNLLPIPILDGGHLLFLGIEKIMGKPLSMRKREIAQQIGLFLLISLMIFAFYNDIVRLFEGRPTIPR, via the coding sequence ATGTTAACAATCATCTCTGCAATAGTGCTCCTCGGTATCCTGATATTTGTCCATGAATTAGGACATTTTCTTGCTGCTAAAAGACTTGGTGTAAGTGTTCTGAAATTCTCTCTTGGATTTGGACCGAAGGTTGTTGGTAAAAAGATAGGTGAAACAGAGTACCTCATATCAGCTTTTCCACTTGGCGGTTATGTTAAGATGCTTGGAGAAGACCCTGCGGAACTCGTCAATCCCTCTGATGCTAACAGTTCTTTTATGGCTCAGCGTGTATGGAAAAGGACATTAATAGTCTTTACGGGTCCCTTATCCAATCTCTTGTTTGCGGTTATCATTTTTACAGGGATATTCATTTTAGGTATACCAGTATTAACATCAAAAGTAGGAAATGTGCTGGAGGACTCACCTGCGATGTCTGCTGGCATCCAGGAAGATGACAGAATTACAGCAATCAACGGGATAAAGGTCAACAAATGGACAGAAATGGTCAAGATAGTTCAGAGGAGCGAGGGTAAGGCATTGAGACTAACGATACAGCGTGATAATCGCACCTTTGATATAGAACTTACCCCAAAGAAAAAGATTACAAAGAACATATTCGGAGAAGACAAAGAGGTATGGATGATGGGTATATCTGCCAGCAAAGAATCCATCACTGAACGATCAGATCCATTAACTGCTGTAGTTAATGGTGTCTCAAAGACAATTGAGATAACTACCCTGACTGTAATTGGAATCATAAAGATATTCCAGAGGATCGTCCCTACAGAGACTATAGGTGGTCCCATCCTTATAGCACAGATGGCTGGAGAGCAGGCAGCTCATGGGTTTATGAGTTTTATGATATTCATGGCAATAATAAGCATTAACCTCGGTGTGTTGAATCTTTTACCTATTCCTATACTTGATGGTGGACATCTTTTATTTCTTGGGATCGAAAAGATAATGGGAAAACCCTTAAGCATGAGGAAACGAGAGATCGCACAGCAGATCGGACTATTTTTATTAATATCATTGATGATATTTGCCTTCTATAATGATATAGTGAGACTCTTTGAAGGAAGACCAACCATACCCAGATAA
- a CDS encoding ATP-binding protein → MIDRGKEKDKETRKGKRSLVIFLLLLIGGLIAIAVEIKYIGIRSDYLLNNIIFLALVNINLILLMVIILLVGRNLIKLYFERRQKIPGSKFRIKLVVAFVGLSLIPSTLLFILATGLFTNIIEHWFSTQVEGSLRNSLDVAQEFYRNMKDNTLSYAYRLSNEITEQDLLKKGNEKNLAIWINDRRKEYGVTAIEVYSPQLSGLAKSVEMTHRKNISETTKQDFLNDVLSGNKVSEIFPSKGGEMVKAAIPILKNNEVAGIIVVTTSITKDVVAKMSEIRNSIEEFTQLKSVKSPIRFAYIIVFLLATLLIIFSATWIALYIAKGITIPIQRLAEATHSVAQGNLDVQIDVEAKDELKMLVDSFNQMTKDLKIGNDNIEKINLSLRKANIELDQALTYMETVLEDIATGVISIDKDGRITTINKAAEHILGISGEDLQDKEYTELFRFVESEKIITLIEKMRKYRKDIDTEITLSINKRVMTLHLNISTLRDKEENLLGTLVVFDDLTELIKAQRTAAWQEVARRIAHEVKNPLTPIQLSAQRLKKKYAEGSPDYQAVLEECTSTIIKEVYGIKSLIDEFSRFARMPEAKLVPQHINEVIEDVVALYRSAHKYVNIIVEAVNSPPMIKMDKDQIKRVFLNLFENAIEAMNNRGNIWVTTTYDPEMTKVRIDIADDGSGIPSEDKDKLFLPYFSKKKGGTGLGLAIVDKIITDHGGNIRISDREPKGTVFTIELPAYV, encoded by the coding sequence ATGATAGATCGTGGCAAAGAGAAAGATAAAGAAACACGCAAGGGGAAGAGGAGTCTCGTAATATTCCTGTTGCTTTTGATTGGTGGTTTAATAGCTATCGCTGTTGAAATAAAATATATCGGAATACGAAGCGATTACCTTCTGAACAACATTATTTTTCTTGCACTTGTGAACATAAATCTGATCCTTCTTATGGTTATTATTCTCCTTGTAGGACGCAACCTGATAAAACTCTATTTTGAAAGAAGGCAGAAGATTCCTGGTTCAAAATTCCGCATAAAATTGGTTGTTGCATTTGTTGGTCTTTCTCTGATACCGTCGACACTACTCTTTATTCTTGCTACAGGGTTGTTTACAAATATAATCGAACATTGGTTTAGTACTCAGGTAGAAGGCTCTTTACGTAATTCCCTTGATGTAGCACAGGAGTTTTATCGCAATATGAAGGATAACACGCTGTCTTATGCATACAGGTTAAGCAATGAGATAACAGAGCAAGACCTTCTCAAGAAAGGAAATGAGAAAAATTTAGCCATCTGGATAAATGACAGGAGAAAAGAATATGGTGTTACAGCGATCGAGGTGTATTCGCCACAGCTCAGTGGGCTGGCTAAATCTGTTGAGATGACCCACAGAAAAAATATATCTGAAACCACGAAACAGGATTTCCTCAACGATGTATTGAGTGGCAATAAGGTCTCTGAGATATTTCCCTCAAAGGGTGGAGAGATGGTAAAGGCAGCTATACCGATACTTAAAAATAATGAGGTTGCTGGGATAATAGTTGTTACAACATCTATTACGAAAGATGTTGTGGCAAAGATGTCTGAGATAAGGAATTCAATTGAGGAGTTTACACAACTCAAGAGTGTTAAGTCACCTATAAGATTCGCTTATATAATAGTATTTCTCTTGGCTACTCTGCTCATAATATTTTCAGCTACATGGATTGCACTTTACATAGCAAAAGGAATAACCATTCCCATACAAAGGCTTGCAGAGGCAACACATTCTGTAGCTCAGGGTAATCTTGATGTTCAGATAGATGTAGAAGCCAAAGATGAGCTGAAGATGCTTGTAGACTCTTTTAATCAGATGACAAAGGATTTGAAGATCGGCAATGATAACATCGAGAAAATAAACCTCTCCCTCAGAAAAGCCAATATTGAATTAGATCAGGCGCTTACCTATATGGAGACTGTGCTTGAGGATATCGCCACTGGTGTTATCTCCATAGATAAAGATGGACGGATAACAACAATAAACAAGGCTGCAGAACATATCCTCGGCATCTCAGGAGAAGACCTCCAAGATAAAGAATACACCGAGCTCTTTAGATTTGTTGAGTCTGAGAAGATTATAACCTTAATTGAAAAGATGAGGAAATACAGAAAAGATATAGATACAGAGATAACACTATCTATTAATAAAAGAGTTATGACCCTTCATCTAAATATCTCTACTCTCAGGGATAAAGAGGAAAATCTACTCGGTACGCTCGTGGTCTTTGATGACCTTACGGAACTTATCAAGGCACAGAGAACTGCTGCATGGCAGGAAGTGGCACGAAGGATTGCCCACGAGGTAAAAAATCCACTTACCCCAATTCAACTCTCTGCGCAGCGACTGAAAAAGAAATATGCAGAGGGTTCACCTGATTACCAGGCGGTGCTTGAGGAGTGCACATCAACCATAATAAAAGAGGTGTATGGTATTAAATCCCTTATTGATGAGTTTTCGCGGTTTGCGCGTATGCCTGAAGCAAAGCTTGTACCACAACATATAAATGAGGTAATCGAGGATGTTGTGGCACTTTACAGATCAGCACATAAATATGTTAATATAATTGTTGAAGCAGTAAATTCTCCTCCGATGATTAAGATGGATAAAGACCAGATAAAAAGGGTATTCCTTAATCTTTTTGAAAACGCAATTGAGGCTATGAATAACAGAGGTAATATATGGGTGACTACAACATACGACCCTGAAATGACGAAGGTCAGGATCGATATTGCAGACGATGGTTCTGGGATACCTTCTGAAGATAAAGATAAACTCTTTCTTCCTTATTTCTCGAAAAAGAAAGGAGGGACAGGCTTAGGTCTTGCAATTGTTGATAAGATTATCACTGATCACGGAGGAAATATACGGATAAGTGACCGTGAACCAAAAGGCACGGTATTTACTATCGAACTACCTGCATATGTCTAA
- a CDS encoding phosphatidate cytidylyltransferase, with amino-acid sequence MGYNSTGSSRILSALILIPVIYIIVKYLSPPFFYALIILVACIAQLEFYRMFAEKGIKPAKLIGIILGIASFFVFYFRGYGVNLDIIAILAIFCIATERLFSRKDIKLAFIEIVITFFGIFYISWLLSYHILIRGMDWGSELLLFLYTVIWSGDTAAYYIGSRWGRHNLHSTVSPRKTVEGSIAGVIGGILAVLALRQWLFDILTPFDCITAGLILGIFGQLGDLTESVFKRGAEVKDSGAIIPGHGGLLDRIDSLLFAGPALYYYWIWR; translated from the coding sequence ATGGGTTATAATTCGACAGGCTCATCAAGGATACTCTCAGCTCTTATCCTTATACCTGTTATCTATATTATTGTAAAGTATCTTTCACCACCCTTTTTTTATGCCCTCATAATCCTTGTAGCATGTATAGCCCAGCTTGAGTTTTACAGGATGTTTGCAGAGAAAGGGATCAAACCCGCGAAACTAATTGGAATAATTCTCGGTATTGCCTCTTTCTTTGTATTCTATTTCAGGGGATACGGTGTTAACTTAGATATAATAGCTATACTAGCCATATTTTGTATTGCAACAGAGCGATTGTTCTCACGGAAAGATATAAAATTAGCATTTATCGAAATAGTCATCACATTCTTTGGTATCTTTTATATTAGCTGGCTTCTCTCCTACCACATACTTATAAGAGGTATGGATTGGGGCAGTGAACTTCTTTTGTTTTTGTATACGGTCATCTGGTCAGGTGATACAGCAGCATATTATATAGGAAGCAGATGGGGAAGACACAACTTACATTCCACTGTGAGTCCAAGAAAAACAGTAGAAGGTTCGATTGCAGGGGTAATCGGAGGAATATTAGCTGTCCTCGCCTTAAGACAATGGTTATTTGACATTCTTACCCCCTTTGATTGTATCACTGCCGGCCTCATTCTCGGGATATTCGGGCAGCTCGGTGACCTCACAGAGTCGGTCTTTAAAAGAGGCGCAGAAGTAAAAGACTCTGGTGCTATAATACCGGGTCATGGGGGATTACTAGATCGTATCGATAGCCTTCTCTTCGCAGGTCCTGCACTTTATTATTACTGGATATGGCGGTAA
- a CDS encoding 1-deoxy-D-xylulose-5-phosphate reductoisomerase yields the protein MAVKKLSILGSTGSIGTNTLDVVKRFPERFKVLGLSAGHNIALISEQIRRFRPRVVSVATESEANVLKEEFSGSDIEILYGTEGLVAVSTIVESDMVVSAIVGAAGLIPTYSAIKAKKDIAIANKEALVMAGELIISEANKQRIRLLPVDSEHSAIFQCLAGHNKDEIYRIILTASGGPFLDYSDSELRDVKPDEALKHPTWKMGKKITIDSATLMNKGFEVIEARWLFNIEPERIRVLINPESIIHSAVEYIDGSVIAQMSLPDMRGPIAYALSYPERTNLELPRLDLAMIKHLTFIEPDMERFPCLKYAYNAINAGGIMPTVLNAANEVAVNAFLNHRLKFTEIPEIIISTMERHKQENVDSIDAILFADRLAREEAEGYIKSRKEKTVC from the coding sequence ATGGCGGTAAAAAAATTATCCATATTAGGGTCGACAGGTTCGATTGGAACAAATACCCTGGATGTTGTGAAAAGATTTCCAGAGAGATTCAAGGTTCTCGGTCTATCCGCAGGACACAATATAGCACTCATCAGTGAACAGATCCGTAGATTCAGACCCAGAGTTGTCTCTGTTGCTACTGAATCTGAGGCAAATGTCCTGAAAGAAGAATTCAGTGGATCTGATATCGAGATATTGTATGGCACAGAAGGACTTGTAGCTGTATCAACCATTGTGGAGTCAGATATGGTCGTTTCTGCTATTGTCGGTGCAGCAGGACTGATTCCGACATACTCTGCTATCAAGGCAAAAAAGGATATTGCTATCGCAAACAAGGAAGCCCTTGTTATGGCAGGGGAACTTATTATATCCGAGGCAAATAAACAAAGGATAAGGCTGCTTCCTGTAGATAGCGAACACTCTGCAATCTTTCAATGCCTTGCAGGACATAACAAAGATGAGATATACAGGATTATACTTACAGCTTCTGGTGGACCATTCCTTGATTATTCGGATTCAGAACTCAGAGATGTAAAACCAGATGAGGCACTGAAACACCCTACATGGAAGATGGGCAAAAAGATAACAATAGATTCAGCCACCCTGATGAATAAAGGGTTCGAGGTAATCGAAGCGAGGTGGTTATTTAACATTGAGCCTGAAAGAATCAGGGTGCTAATTAATCCTGAAAGTATTATACATTCTGCGGTAGAATATATAGATGGCTCAGTAATTGCTCAAATGTCATTACCTGATATGAGGGGACCGATTGCATACGCCCTTTCATACCCAGAAAGGACGAATCTGGAACTACCAAGGTTGGACCTTGCAATGATAAAACATCTAACATTTATAGAACCCGACATGGAACGATTCCCGTGTCTTAAATATGCCTATAATGCTATTAATGCAGGGGGTATTATGCCCACTGTATTAAACGCCGCAAATGAGGTTGCCGTAAATGCATTTCTTAATCACAGATTAAAATTCACGGAAATACCTGAGATAATTATCTCAACAATGGAAAGACATAAACAGGAAAATGTGGACAGCATAGATGCTATTCTTTTTGCAGACAGGTTAGCAAGGGAAGAGGCAGAAGGATATATTAAATCAAGAAAGGAAAAGACCGTATGTTAA
- a CDS encoding VCBS repeat-containing protein codes for MKRHLILLSLWLLSIFFLFTVSSSTASEPQEGTSPKSLDFLGAQDEADMSLIAKRLADYFPPVEGRVVAVVDRHLKIDVGKKAGLAKGMRLSVFRKGKEFYHPVTKQVLGRMEESLGTVEVEGISDDSAIVRRLDTSNTAIRPGDGVRITKAPIRLAIVTAKGSDEDIINMLAEILEGTERFNIKFTPDLPQKTTKELVEESIKKRGGTIGADAVLFVETEPTGTKIRVNTSLYWASDGTYASIYKGEVDLAALKRLAEEESIIPLRKDHWKDIAFNFRARLLVIGDFDGDGKKEVAISDGIKIKIYRPEKGELVEIWSDKDDFNNNHIALDVGDINKDGKDEIFVTNWVDGILSSYVIEYVDGGYKRIWEKARLFFRVLALPEKGMSLIAQESGTAEPYGGMIYEYHWKDRRYIRKDALKLPRDITSIYGFAYIDWNKTNSYQIITIDNDDYLNLYSIDGSRIWKSTERYGGATVRFDTTFTAGGLFGETVTVMVTGRILVKDSEDGKRQEAIIIKNIPMTYIFKYFKGYKEAEVYGFWWNGSQMAERWFIKKINGVITDYQIADIFEKGKKNLMLLTNPTLRMITGKKFTLRGVDSIFASRSNILMYFIPN; via the coding sequence ATGAAAAGGCATTTGATTCTCTTATCTCTATGGCTACTATCAATCTTTTTCCTCTTTACAGTTAGTTCTTCTACCGCCTCAGAGCCGCAAGAGGGGACTTCCCCAAAATCCCTCGATTTTTTGGGGGCTCAAGATGAGGCAGATATGTCCTTGATTGCTAAGAGATTAGCTGATTATTTCCCCCCTGTTGAGGGAAGGGTTGTAGCGGTTGTGGACAGACATCTGAAGATAGATGTTGGTAAGAAGGCTGGTCTTGCTAAGGGAATGCGGCTCTCTGTCTTCAGAAAGGGAAAGGAATTCTATCATCCTGTAACCAAACAGGTTCTCGGCAGGATGGAGGAATCTCTTGGAACCGTTGAGGTAGAAGGTATCTCAGATGATTCTGCTATTGTCCGGAGGTTAGATACCTCAAATACAGCAATAAGACCGGGTGACGGTGTAAGAATAACAAAAGCACCTATAAGACTGGCGATTGTCACTGCTAAAGGCTCAGATGAAGATATTATTAACATGCTTGCGGAAATTCTTGAAGGAACTGAACGCTTTAATATAAAATTTACCCCCGATCTTCCTCAGAAGACCACAAAGGAATTAGTAGAAGAATCTATCAAAAAAAGAGGTGGAACAATCGGTGCAGATGCAGTATTATTCGTCGAGACTGAGCCTACGGGTACAAAAATTCGAGTAAATACATCTCTTTACTGGGCATCAGATGGAACCTACGCCTCAATCTATAAAGGTGAAGTTGATCTCGCTGCATTGAAGAGACTTGCCGAAGAAGAGAGTATAATACCACTGAGGAAAGACCACTGGAAGGATATTGCATTCAATTTCAGAGCAAGGCTTCTTGTTATAGGTGATTTTGATGGAGATGGCAAAAAGGAAGTAGCCATAAGTGATGGAATAAAGATAAAGATATATAGACCTGAGAAAGGAGAACTTGTTGAAATCTGGTCAGATAAAGATGACTTCAACAACAATCATATAGCCCTTGATGTAGGTGATATAAACAAAGATGGGAAGGACGAGATATTTGTCACCAACTGGGTAGATGGAATTTTGAGTTCTTATGTAATAGAGTATGTGGATGGTGGTTATAAGAGGATATGGGAGAAGGCAAGACTATTCTTTCGTGTGCTTGCTCTCCCTGAAAAGGGAATGTCCCTTATAGCGCAGGAGTCAGGCACAGCAGAGCCGTATGGTGGAATGATATATGAATACCACTGGAAGGATAGAAGATATATTAGGAAGGATGCATTAAAGCTTCCAAGGGATATAACTTCGATATATGGTTTTGCTTACATCGACTGGAACAAAACCAATTCTTATCAGATAATTACTATAGATAACGACGATTATCTAAACCTTTATAGTATAGATGGAAGCAGAATATGGAAGAGCACTGAAAGATACGGTGGTGCAACTGTAAGGTTCGATACCACATTCACAGCGGGTGGGCTCTTTGGTGAAACTGTTACTGTAATGGTAACAGGCAGGATACTTGTCAAGGATTCTGAGGATGGCAAAAGACAGGAGGCTATAATAATAAAAAATATACCCATGACATATATATTCAAGTATTTTAAGGGGTATAAAGAGGCAGAGGTCTATGGTTTCTGGTGGAATGGAAGCCAGATGGCTGAGCGGTGGTTCATAAAAAAGATTAACGGTGTCATAACCGATTATCAGATAGCAGACATCTTTGAAAAGGGTAAAAAGAACCTTATGCTTCTTACAAACCCTACGCTCCGAATGATTACAGGTAAGAAGTTCACACTTAGAGGTGTTGATAGCATCTTTGCATCGAGGAGTAACATCCTTATGTATTTTATACCCAACTGA
- a CDS encoding phosphatase PAP2 family protein, with translation MGAYSIKPVDILTLIFLSFLMTTTVIFAENIPGWRLLMFIYLMLSIILISLIYFRGRNPALTFEIIHDILFPVIVVLLIFDSLGGIVHYINPRDIDPILIKIDYSIFGVHPTVWLERLSTPLLTDILHISYTTYYFLPIILGIILKLKKKHAEFDLTIFLILLGFYTSYIGYILFPALGPRFTIEHLHASEITGSGITQWIRQTLDSLEGIKRDAFPSGHTEIVLILLYIVWRFEKLLFYIYIPLIVMLMFSTVYCRYHYVIDVLAGGLLAVVCILIGPKLYNLLEFNKQRRI, from the coding sequence ATGGGGGCTTATTCCATAAAACCAGTTGACATACTCACCTTAATATTTCTCAGCTTTTTAATGACCACTACTGTTATCTTTGCCGAAAATATACCTGGATGGAGGCTGTTGATGTTTATATATCTCATGCTCTCAATTATACTTATTTCGCTTATATATTTCAGAGGTAGAAATCCTGCACTTACCTTTGAGATTATACATGACATCCTTTTCCCTGTAATAGTTGTACTCCTGATATTTGATAGTCTCGGTGGGATTGTTCACTATATTAATCCACGAGATATAGACCCTATACTTATAAAAATAGACTATTCCATCTTCGGGGTACACCCCACTGTATGGCTCGAAAGGCTCTCGACACCATTGCTGACAGACATATTACACATATCATACACTACATATTATTTCCTTCCTATCATCCTCGGTATAATTCTGAAACTTAAGAAAAAACATGCTGAATTTGATCTTACAATCTTTTTGATTCTGCTCGGTTTTTATACCTCATATATTGGATACATCCTCTTCCCAGCGCTAGGACCAAGATTTACCATAGAACACCTCCATGCATCGGAGATCACAGGCAGCGGAATTACACAATGGATTCGTCAAACCCTTGATAGTTTAGAGGGAATAAAACGCGATGCATTTCCGAGTGGTCATACAGAGATCGTACTAATTTTGCTTTACATCGTATGGAGATTCGAAAAGTTATTATTCTACATATATATACCACTCATTGTAATGTTGATGTTTTCTACTGTCTACTGTCGCTATCACTATGTTATAGATGTCTTAGCTGGTGGGTTACTCGCTGTTGTGTGCATATTAATTGGTCCAAAACTTTACAATCTCCTCGAATTTAACAAACAACGACGCATTTGA